A window of Cryptomeria japonica chromosome 3, Sugi_1.0, whole genome shotgun sequence contains these coding sequences:
- the LOC131874463 gene encoding uncharacterized protein LOC131874463 — protein sequence MQISKKIELQLSIICVLVVINLYPLNDNVNREVVESVVESTPYGLGLGIKRLQKARLSENTCSVVDNLDLRGSKVQGRNGNALMVRREEFIYYEFTYLSDTISTFLLSNFTYLGLPYDSFNCLSGPVPISLLSNFTYLELHYKCSNRLNSVVQIYLLSKFTSIDLHYYSYNCWNGRMPASILSKLRYLRARNYDQNGEYLSGFIPKLTYVDMSRCSKSFNCSIKSMPDCFDPTMSVHLQSSKNNLSGLIPTPVALNRPRYRNLSKNNLSGLIPTYMISKRYLEYDESPYSSFQIEWEEFAEIYPLSLGYLSGVNVYDDSRRVMLIPKEKEEASIWTFMKPFTPGMWCTIAGVMIYTALVVWLLEQKLNPLLYREMSTMEVFTLIWSAVSTMSLSQNVRIQSNLARVVIAIWLLVMSIIVTTYSSNFTSRLNAQETPKSLGVKDFLGWFIITVSVSTLVVIVFLFNLIYSSGTDPNVIGQETDPASPDPLEMLPPNDDPEEQSSVERATLQTMRISNISNSQENALVEPSSVYIPHIADEPGSMEDQNI from the exons atgcagaTATCAAAGAAAATAGAGCTGCAACTTTCCATTATCTGTGTTTTAGTTGTTATAAATCTATATCCTCTCAATGACAATGTTAATAGAGAAGTGGTTGAAAGTGTTGTAGAATCAACACCATATGGACTAGGGCTTGGCATAAAGAGGTTGCAGAAGGCGCGACTGAGCGAAAACACTTGTTCTG TGGTTGATAATTTGGACTTGAGAGGATCAAAAGTccaaggaagaaatggaaatgctCTCATGGTCAGGAGAGAAGAATTCATTTATTATGAATTCACCTATTTGAGTGACACTATTTCAACTTTTTTGCTATCAAATTTCACATATCTTGGATTGCCTTATGACTCTTTTAACTGTTTAAGTGGTCCCGTCCCAATATCTTTGTTATCAAACTTCACATACCTTGAACTGCATTATAAGTGTTCTAATCGTTTGAATAGCGTCGTCCAAATATATTTGCTATCAAAATTCACATCTATTGACCTGCATTATTACAGTTATAACTGTTGGAATGGTCGCATGCCAGCATCTATACTATCAAAACTTAGATATCTAAGGGCCAGAAATTATGACCAAAATGGGGAATATTTGAGTGGCTTCATACCAAAACTCACATATGTTGACATGTCTAGGTGTAGTAAGTCGTTTAACTGTTCTATCAAATCAATGCCGGATTGTTTTGACCCGACGATGTCCGTACATCTGCAATCATCTAAAAACAATTTGAGCGGCCTCATTCCAACACCTGTGGCATTAAACAGGCCCAGATATCGTAACCTATCTAAAAACAATTTGAGCGGCCTCATTCCAACATATATGATATCGAAAAGATATCTTGAATATGACGAATCTCCTTACAGTAGCTTTCAAATTGAGTGGGAG GAATTTGCTGAAATTTATCCTCTTTCTCTCGGTTACCTTTCTGGTGTTAATGTTTACGATGACTCTCGTCGTGTGATGCTGATTCCTAAGGAAAAGGAGGAAGCAAGTATATGGACATTCATGAAGCCATTCACTCCAGGAATGTGGTGTACAATAGCAGGAGTTATGATATATACGGCACTTGTGGTGTGGCTTCTTGAGCAAAAACTAAATCCTCTCCTCTATAGAGAAATGTCCACAATGGAGGTCTTCACTCTCATCTG GTCTGCAGTCTCTACGATGTCCTTATCTCAAA ATGTGAGGATTCAGAGCAATTTAGCTCGAGTTGTTATTGCAATTTGGCTTCTTGTGATGTCCATCATTGTGACCACTTATTCGTCCAATTTCACTTCGAGGCTGAATGCACAAGAAACGCCCAAGAGTTTAGGCGTGAAGGATTTCTTGGGCTGGTTCATAATCACAGTATCCGTATCAACGTTGGTTGTAATCGTATTCCTCTTCAATCTCATCTACAGCTCGGGGACCGATCCCAACGTTATTGGGCAAGAGACCGATCCGGCTTCCCCTGATCCGCTCGAAATGTTACCGCCTAACGATGATCCAGAAGAGCAGTCCTCTGTAGAAAGAGCCACTCTGCAGACAATGAGAATTAGTAATATTAGTAACTCACAAGAAAACGCACTGGTCGAACCTTCCTCAGTTTACATCCCTCACATTGCTGATGAACCTGGGTCCATGGAAGACCAAAATATATAA